In the Ignavibacteria bacterium genome, one interval contains:
- a CDS encoding DUF2795 domain-containing protein gives MIWTVELASYLDDAPWPATKEELIDYAERIGAPLEVIENLQELEDSEEPYETIEDIWPDYPSDEDFFYNDDDDMM, from the coding sequence ATGATTTGGACAGTGGAATTAGCTTCTTATTTAGATGATGCCCCATGGCCAGCTACAAAAGAAGAATTAATAGATTATGCCGAACGAATCGGCGCTCCCTTGGAAGTAATTGAGAACCTCCAGGAACTGGAGGACTCGGAAGAGCCTTACGAGACTATTGAGGATATCTGGCCCGATTATCCAAGCGACGAAGATTTCTTCTATAACGACGATGACGATATGATGTAA
- a CDS encoding stage 0 sporulation protein translates to MDDRNIVEAHCNGLLGTFYCLVPDSITEELLPDDRIIVSCEDTVEIATVKEAGEFVRVKRQKSGLYGELLPCIIRKVDANDCTTLEKNSAEELRAMDVFKVKVQKYNLSMKLIDVHYQFDRNKLYFFYTADGRVDFRELAKDLAANFKTRIELRQIGVRDEAKRVGGIGTCGREFCCSSFLCNFKKITTQLASEQNLASNFSKLSGPCGKLKCCLSFESESQNGNHNKNQEQA, encoded by the coding sequence ATGGATGACCGCAATATCGTTGAAGCACACTGCAATGGACTCCTTGGCACTTTTTACTGCCTGGTCCCAGATTCAATAACCGAAGAACTCCTGCCCGACGACCGCATAATTGTATCCTGCGAAGATACAGTTGAAATTGCTACTGTAAAAGAAGCCGGAGAATTCGTGAGGGTAAAAAGACAGAAATCAGGCCTCTACGGCGAACTCCTTCCGTGCATTATAAGAAAAGTTGACGCAAATGACTGCACTACGCTCGAAAAAAACAGCGCCGAAGAGCTGAGGGCTATGGATGTCTTTAAGGTTAAAGTCCAGAAATATAACCTCAGCATGAAACTCATAGACGTGCACTACCAGTTCGACAGAAATAAGCTTTACTTCTTTTATACTGCCGACGGCAGGGTCGATTTCCGCGAGCTGGCAAAGGACCTGGCAGCCAATTTCAAGACCCGTATCGAGCTCAGGCAGATCGGCGTCAGGGATGAGGCTAAAAGAGTCGGCGGAATCGGCACGTGCGGCAGGGAATTCTGCTGCAGCTCTTTCCTATGCAATTTTAAGAAAATTACCACACAGCTGGCTTCAGAGCAGAACCTGGCTTCCAATTTCTCTAAACTTAGCGGCCCCTGCGGCAAACTGAAATGCTGCCTTTCTTTTGAAAGCGAATCGCAAAACGGCAACCACAATAAAAACCAGGAACAGGCATAG
- a CDS encoding 3-hydroxybutyryl-CoA dehydrogenase: MEKVSVVGSGTMGNGIAHVFALKGFDVSLIDVKDEFVKKGMDTISRNMDRQVTKGSITGEEKEAALGRIKPVVDVENTPVDSDLVIEAVYENKEAKLSVFNKLSSIMKPECIFASNTSSISITELSNGHRPEKFIGMHFMNPVPMMQLVEIIRGYSTTDETFQAVKDLALKLGKVPVEVFDYPGFISNRVLMPMINEAIFALYEGVASKEDIDTVMKLGMNHPMGPLTLADFIGLDVCLAIMNVLYDGFNDSKYRPCPLLKKMVAANKLGRKTGEGFFKY; the protein is encoded by the coding sequence ATTGAGAAAGTTTCTGTAGTCGGATCCGGAACAATGGGTAACGGAATAGCCCACGTCTTTGCATTAAAAGGATTTGACGTCTCTTTAATTGACGTTAAAGATGAATTTGTAAAGAAAGGAATGGACACCATTTCACGCAATATGGACCGCCAGGTAACGAAAGGATCCATAACAGGCGAAGAAAAAGAAGCTGCCTTGGGCCGCATTAAGCCTGTAGTCGACGTTGAAAACACTCCTGTGGACTCAGACCTCGTTATTGAAGCTGTTTATGAGAATAAGGAAGCTAAGTTATCTGTTTTTAATAAGTTAAGCAGTATTATGAAGCCTGAATGTATCTTTGCCTCAAATACTTCGTCAATATCTATAACAGAGCTTTCAAACGGGCACCGTCCGGAGAAATTTATAGGCATGCACTTTATGAACCCGGTCCCGATGATGCAGCTCGTAGAGATTATACGCGGTTACTCTACGACAGACGAGACATTCCAGGCCGTAAAGGATCTTGCGCTTAAACTGGGCAAGGTGCCGGTCGAAGTGTTCGATTATCCCGGATTTATATCCAACAGGGTCTTAATGCCAATGATAAATGAGGCCATATTTGCCTTATATGAGGGCGTAGCCTCAAAAGAAGACATAGACACCGTTATGAAGCTGGGGATGAATCATCCCATGGGGCCTTTGACACTGGCAGATTTCATCGGCCTCGACGTATGCCTGGCCATAATGAACGTTCTTTATGACGGCTTTAACGACAGCAAATACCGCCCATGTCCATTGCTTAAAAAGATGGTAGCCGCCAACAAACTCGGCCGCAAAACAGGCGAAGGCTTCTTTAAATATTAA
- a CDS encoding diacylglycerol kinase family lipid kinase: MKEKTLFIINPEAGKGRGRKILPQLSRILASHSNHTEIVQTERAHHATELVKLYRKDFKTICAAGGDGTLNEIINGLDGSVENIIGVIPIGSGNDFARTAGISKDPEEALRVILESRVVREVDTGYLKYKENKMVNLIYRRFLNSAGIGFDAIVSDQIKKNKYFKGLPLYISAVIQALFMYQVMDAEAEFDDGYKAAGRKLLIAVSNGKTYGGGLKVNPEAEVDDGYLDACLIGSLPVWQIIRDFQKLIRGKHGDIPGIEIRKFKSVRIKTALPVYIHADGEVISRTVTEVEAGLNPTRQKFIFAK; this comes from the coding sequence TTGAAAGAGAAAACACTTTTTATAATTAACCCTGAAGCGGGTAAAGGAAGAGGCAGGAAGATCCTGCCTCAACTCTCACGCATTCTTGCCAGTCATTCAAACCATACAGAAATAGTACAAACCGAAAGAGCACATCACGCCACAGAGCTCGTAAAGCTTTACAGGAAGGATTTTAAGACGATCTGCGCTGCCGGAGGCGACGGGACACTAAATGAAATTATTAACGGGCTTGACGGCTCCGTTGAGAACATTATTGGGGTTATTCCGATAGGCTCAGGAAATGATTTTGCCAGGACGGCGGGTATAAGCAAGGACCCGGAAGAGGCTTTAAGGGTAATACTGGAAAGCCGTGTTGTGCGGGAAGTGGATACGGGATACCTGAAGTATAAAGAAAATAAGATGGTGAATCTTATTTATAGAAGGTTCCTCAACAGCGCCGGGATCGGCTTTGATGCAATTGTTTCAGACCAGATTAAAAAGAACAAGTATTTTAAGGGGTTACCCCTTTACATTTCAGCCGTTATTCAGGCCTTATTTATGTACCAGGTAATGGACGCGGAGGCTGAGTTTGACGACGGTTATAAGGCAGCCGGCAGGAAGCTTTTAATTGCGGTCAGTAACGGGAAGACCTATGGCGGAGGCCTTAAAGTGAATCCTGAGGCAGAGGTGGACGACGGGTATCTGGATGCCTGTTTGATAGGAAGCCTGCCGGTGTGGCAGATTATACGCGACTTTCAGAAGCTGATACGGGGAAAGCACGGGGACATACCGGGTATTGAGATAAGGAAGTTCAAAAGCGTGCGTATAAAGACGGCTCTGCCGGTTTATATTCACGCCGATGGTGAAGTCATCTCGCGCACAGTTACAGAAGTTGAAGCAGGCCTAAATCCCACCAGACAGAAGTTCATATTTGCAAAGTAG